The window TTTTTTGCAAGATGACATCACCGGTATATTTTTCGTTTGACAGCATGCCGAGGATAGTAGAAGCATTCCATAAGGCAGCTTTTTTAGGTGTTATACCGTCAGCATTCAAGTCATCTGCAATTTTCTGTGCTCCTTTGCCGGATAAGGCTTCGGAGAATATTCGCCTTACAACAGCAGCCTGCTCTTCATTTACCGTCAAAATGCCATCTTTATAATCATACCCATATGGTGGTGATGATAGCTTAAATGTCCCATTTCGGAAACGGCGCTGGATTGACCATTTATTATTCTGTGAGATAGAAATTGACTCGTTCTCAGCCAGACTACTTAAAATAGTCAACATCAATTCTCCATCCATTGATTGGGTATTGATATTTTCCTTCTCAAAATAGAGAAGCACACCCAGGTCTGACAGCTTTCGAATGAGCTCCAAACAGTCTATCGTATTGCGTGCAAATCGGCTGATAGACTTGGTGACTATAAAGTCAATCCTTCTGTTCTCACAATCTTCTATTAATCGTTGAAGCTCTGAGCGATTTTCCTTGTTTGTACCTGTGACACCTTCGTCATAATAAATTCCGGCAAACTCCCAGTCCGGATTTGATTTTATAAATGATTCATAATGAGTTTTCTGGGCCCCCAAACTGACTAGCTGTTCATCGTT is drawn from Defluviitalea raffinosedens and contains these coding sequences:
- a CDS encoding recombinase family protein, coding for MKKVRKIEPNSKIIKPKLRVAAYARVSTDNDEQLVSLGAQKTHYESFIKSNPDWEFAGIYYDEGVTGTNKENRSELQRLIEDCENRRIDFIVTKSISRFARNTIDCLELIRKLSDLGVLLYFEKENINTQSMDGELMLTILSSLAENESISISQNNKWSIQRRFRNGTFKLSSPPYGYDYKDGILTVNEEQAAVVRRIFSEALSGKGAQKIADDLNADGITPKKAALWNASTILGMLSNEKYTGDVILQKTYTDDHFKRHRNNGEKDQIMIQKNHEAIISHEEFDAVNELLRQRGDEKGIEKGKGKYQKRYPFSGKIICSECGSHFKRRIHYYGGSQYIAWCCSKHIHDIAKCSMRFIREDDIHLVLVY